Within the Dolichospermum compactum NIES-806 genome, the region TCTAATGATTCTTGAATTAACCGCTCAGACACAGAATCTAAAGCACTTGTAGCTTCATCTAGAATCAGGATTTCGGGGTTTTTCAGCAATGCGCGAGCGATCGCAATTCTTTGTCTTTGTCCACCTGATAACCGCACACCTCTATCTCCTAATTGCGTATCAAAACCCTCCGGCATTTCTAAAATAAATTCTAGAGCATTTGCCAATCGTGCAGCTTCTTTAATTTCTGCTTCTGTAGCTGTTGGTGTCCCGTAAGCAATATTATTCCAAACAGAAGTATTAAAAATAAAAGTATTCTGACTCACAACTGCTATCTTAGAACGCAGAGAGTTAATGTCAAATTTGCGAATATCAACTTCATCTATATAAATATAGCCATCAGTCGCATCATGAAAGCGAGGAATTAAATCTGCAAGTGTAGTTTTACCAGCACCAGACGAACCAATTAAGGCTGTCATTTCACCTTGTTTAATCGAGAGAGTAATATTATGTAAAACTCGTTGATCAGAACTATAATCAAAATCTACCGACACTAAATCAATTGATCTTTTGAAACCAGGAAATCTCAGTGCGCCATTTTGAAAATAGATTTTATCATCAGTTTTTAACAAATCCTTGATATTTTCCACCGCTCCCGCTTGGGTACTTAAAAAAGCTACTACCCCATTCAAATCCTGAGTCATAGGGATAATGCGGAACAGCACAAAAAAGAAAGTTAACAAAGCCGAAACTTTCATTAATCCTGTGGCTAAAGCCACAATAATCATACCAATTAGAATTAGGGTAGATATACTCTCCGCCAAAGGCTTAACTATCAAAGAAATCCAATAAACACTTTTCCAAGTATTAACAATTTTTTCACTGGCTTGATAATAGCGTTTTTGCTCAAATTCTTGAGTAGAAAAAGCATGAATTGTGCGAATACCTTCGATAAACTCTAGCACCCTAGCAGTAAAATTATCATTAGCAGAAGTAATCGCAAAACTGCGTTCTCTAATTTGTTTATTTAAAGTAGATAATGCCACCGCCAAAAGACTAAATAGTAAAATAGAGATTATAGTCAGTTTCCAAGAAAGAATAAACAAAGAAATAGAATAGACAATCAGGGTAAAACTTCTAGTAATTAAAAAAGCTAGTCCACCAAAAATTTGTCTAATTCTCTCCATTTCACTGGTAAGAATATTAACTAATTCTCCAGATTTCTTATGACTAAAATAATTGAGAGTTTGAGCC harbors:
- the hepA gene encoding heterocyst formation ABC transporter subunit HepA gives rise to the protein MDSKFLPSTVKILQATSLWQNNRVILREFKHFRVVAILAIIFSALAASFEGFGLGFLLVFLQSLTTPGSEPVKTGIEWFDILILGINGSATERLYRISALIVVTTCMRASFNYIGQICIQFSEISLVDNLRKRIFQQLEAQTLNYFSHKKSGELVNILTSEMERIRQIFGGLAFLITRSFTLIVYSISLFILSWKLTIISILLFSLLAVALSTLNKQIRERSFAITSANDNFTARVLEFIEGIRTIHAFSTQEFEQKRYYQASEKIVNTWKSVYWISLIVKPLAESISTLILIGMIIVALATGLMKVSALLTFFFVLFRIIPMTQDLNGVVAFLSTQAGAVENIKDLLKTDDKIYFQNGALRFPGFKRSIDLVSVDFDYSSDQRVLHNITLSIKQGEMTALIGSSGAGKTTLADLIPRFHDATDGYIYIDEVDIRKFDINSLRSKIAVVSQNTFIFNTSVWNNIAYGTPTATEAEIKEAARLANALEFILEMPEGFDTQLGDRGVRLSGGQRQRIAIARALLKNPEILILDEATSALDSVSERLIQESLEKLSVGRTVIAIAHRLSTIAKADKVVVLEQGKVVEQGAYQELLQQRGKFWQYYQIQNEVR